A region of Larimichthys crocea isolate SSNF chromosome X, L_crocea_2.0, whole genome shotgun sequence DNA encodes the following proteins:
- the znf143b gene encoding zinc finger protein 143: protein MLLAQINRDSQGMAEFHDADGQPVTLCLTEAVTVADGDQMESMDTVSLQAVTLADGSTAYIQHDSKAPFSDGQIMDGQVIQLEDGSAAYVQHVSMPKAGQDSLQLEDGQAVQLEDGTTAYIHTPKDTYDQSGLQEVQLEDGSTAYIQHTVHMPPSNTILAIQADGTIADLQADSTSIDPETISVLEQYTTKVENIENPLGSFGRVEADSGVHMRIVLQGQDNRQGRGSNVGEKSFRCEYEGCGKLYTTAHHLKVHERSHTGDKPYVCDYLGCGKKFATGYGLKSHSRTHTGEKPYRCQELNCCKSFKTSGDLQKHTRTHTGEKPFKCPIEGCGRSFTTSNIRKVHIRTHTGERPYYCSEPSCGRSFASATNYKNHMRIHTGEKPYVCTVPGCEKRFTEYSSLYKHHVVHTPCKPYNCNHCGKTYKQISTLAMHKRTAHNDTEPIEEEQEAYFEPPTDAIDDPNVSYTTAVVEADDSGSEQVPVESSDMVGQQHVALVTQEDGTQQQVSISEADLQAMGGTITMVTQEGTTITIPAHELATQGAHSVTMVTTDGSDEQVAIMTPDMASFQTVEDAAYSQDQDDIHPVTLLATSNGTHIAVQLSDQPSLEEAIRIASRIQQGESPGLDD, encoded by the exons ATGCTCTTGGCCCAGATAAACCGGGACTCCCAGGGAATGGCAGAGTTTCACGATGCAGACGGGCAGCCGGTCACTCTCTGTCTGACAGAGGCTGTGACGGTGGCAG ATGGTGATCAGATGGAGAGCATGGACACAGTAAGCCTACAGGCCGTTACTCTCGCAGATGGATCCACTGCGTACATCCAACACGATTCCAAAGCTCCCTTCTCAGATGGACAGATCATGGACGGACAGGTGATCCAGCTGGAGGACGGCTCTGCTGCCTACGTTCAGCATGTGTCCATGCCTAAAGCAG GCCAGGACAGTTTACAGCTTGAAGACGGACAAGCAGTCCAGTTAGAAGATGGGACAACTGCCTACATTCACACACCCAAAG atACATATGACCAGAGTGGCCTGCAGGAGGTGCAGCTGGAGGACGGCAGCACCGCCTACATCCAGCATACAGTGCATATGCCCCCATCCAACACCATCCTGGCCATCCAGGCCGACGGAACCATCGCAGACCTTCAGGCTGATTCCACGTCCATCGACCCCGAAACCATCAGCGTGCTTGAACAGTACACCACCAAG GTGGAGAATATAGAGAACCCTTTGGGTTCCTTCGGCAGAGTGGAAGCAGACAGTGGCGTCCATATGCGG ATTGTGTTGCAGGGTCAAGACAACAGACAAGGAAGGGGCTCAAATGTAGGCGAGAAGTCTTTCCGCTGTGAATACGAGGGCTGTGGAAAGCTTTACACCACGGCACACCATCTAAAA GTACACGAGCGTTCCCACACCGGAGACAAACCATACGTCTGTGACTATCTTGGCTGTGGGAAGAAGTTTGCAACAG GGTATGGACTGAAGAgtcactcacgcacacacacgggGGAGAAGCCATATAGATGTCAAGAGCTGAACTGCTGCAAGTCCTTCAAAACCTCCGGAGACCTTCAAAAGCACACGAGGACCCATACAG GAGAGAAGCCTTTTAAATGCCCAATCGAAGGATGTGGCAGATCGTTTACCACCTCCAACATCCGCAAAGTTCACATCCGAACACACACTGGGGAGCGGCCGTACTACTGCTCTGAGCCAAGCTGCGGACGGTCATTCGCCAGTGCCACAAACTACAAGAACCATATGAGGATACACACTG GAGAGAAACCTTATGTGTGTACAGTGCCTGGCTGTGAAAAGCGCTTCACAGAATACTCCAGCCTTTACAAACACCATGTGGTTCATACACCCTGCAAACCTTACAACTGCAACCACTGTGGGAAAACCTACAAGCAGATCTCAACACTCGCCATGCACAAACGCACAGCCCATAATGATACAGAGCCCATCGAGGAAGAACAGGAAGCCTACTTTGAACCCCCAACAG ATGCCATTGATGACCCTAATGTCAGCTACACGACAGCGGTGGTTGAGGCCGACGACTCCGGCTCGGAGCAGGTTCCTGTGGAGAGCTCGGACATGGTTGGTCAGCAGCACGTTGCCTTGGTAACGCAGGAGGATGGAACACAACAGCAG GTCAGTATCTCTGAAGCAGACTTACAAGCTATGGGAGGCACgatcaccatggtaacacaAGAAGGCACAACCATAACCATCCCAGCTCACGAACTCGCAACGCAAGGCGCACActctgttaccatggtaacaacAGACGGCTCAGACGAACAG GTGGCCATCATGACGCCCGACATGGCCTCGTTCCAGACAGTGGAGGACGCGGCCTACAGCCAAGACCAGGATGACATTCATCCTGTCACGTTACTGGCCACCTCCAACGGCACTCACATCGCTGTTCAG ctCAGTGATCAGCCTTCGCTGGAGGAAGCCATCAGAATAGCCTCAAGAATACAACAAGGAGAGTCGCCGGGCCTGGATGATTGA
- the cxh11orf16 gene encoding uncharacterized protein C11orf16 homolog, which produces MTSRQMEASEAALIPLFLGKQRCNITFVVDSSENMRAALGSVKRLLIQTLLTKASLRDSLFNIMTFSAKLTCWSHHMLPCAPDTVYMALSWIHSISCSPGRDLLAALSMALTDPSCHAVHMLFTGLPDHPEATLTALPALAAGRPVDIFYLLDSGGQLDNSTRDYLQCLAQATKGSCYVIPVSLNGVLGKVIPVCLANQTSLSPLKCCCPSTSVLIPHTVSSPLLRCSLGNPLRPVTSCIPGQTLQSPEFFTGCRVLARREVDGLYYMGTVIQQVQGHGGVWVVEFDHPGSVGLGLDSSWRQMVCSLDMVNHTRAHTRCLIPGDTVLSPWEPDLRRYGPGRVMAATERRDGLGVDGVRCLRVMMWNSCVSLVPGSLVLPIPASQHDRIMRELQIRTSGSSCCSSWLCARSSSCPPQMFCRDLCQSSSNCCPVTNHQPSMFPPSCRSSNGGMNGFERAEQHKDVRKSEPEVPSSSSSSSSLSDDDITAMLHPAVKLRSKERRPPWRYWRRTGSEPQHRQPGSAVTRRMSQPARFSFPVPQISASPNHSSMFQSLPGAKGRRANIRDVFGMTNFKPRPPEGLRPFSGSKAATVST; this is translated from the exons ATGACCTCCAGGCAGATGGAGGCCTCCGAGGCAGCACTGATTCCACTGTTTCTAGGCAAACAAAGGTGCAACATCACTTTTGTCGTGGACAGCTCAGAGAACATGAGAGCTGCTCTGGGATCAGTGAAACGCCTGCTGATCCAGACGCTGCTGACGAAGGCCTCATTAAGGGACTCTCTCTTTAACATCATGACATTCTCAGCCAAG TTGACCTGCTGGTCCCACCACATGCTTCCTTGTGCTCCTGACACAGTGTACATGGCTCTTTCCTGGATTCACTCTATCAGTTGCAGCCCCGGCCGGGATCTCCTGGCTGCCTTGAGCATGGCTCTCACTGACCCCTCCTGTCACGCCGTCCACATGCTGTTTACTGGCCTCCCCGACCACCCAGAGGCCACGCTGACAGCCCTGCCTGCCCTGGCAGCTGGGAGGCCTGTGGACATCTTCTACCTGCTGGATTCTGGTGGTCAGCTGGACAACAGCACTCGGGACTACCTGCAGTGTCTGGCGCAGGCCACAAAAGGAAGCTGCTATGTCATTCCAGTCAGTTTGAATGGAGTGCTGGGAAAG GTGATCCCAGTGTGTCTGGCGAACCAAACATCGCTCTCACCGCTCAAGTGCTGCTGTCCATCCACTTCAGTCTTAATCCCACACACTGTGTCATCACCTCTGCTCAG ATGCAGTTTGGGTAATCCTCTCCGCCCGGTTACCTCCTGCATTCCTGGCCAAACCCTCCAGAGTCCAGAGTTCTTTACAGGATGTCGAGTGCTGGCCAGGAGGGAGGTGGATGGCCTTTACTACATGGGTACTGTAATACAGCAAGTACAG GGCCATGGAGGGGTTTGGGTCGTTGAATTTGACCACCCAGGAAGCGTTGGTTTGGGGCTGGACTCCTCCTGGAGGCAGATGGTTTGCTCTCTCGACATGGTGAACCACACCAGAGCTCACACACGCTGTTTGATACCTGGTGATACTGTGCTGTCACCATGGGAACCAGATCTGCGGAGATATGGGCCGGGGAGAGTGATGGCCGCCACTGAACGGAGGGATGGTCTGGGAG TCGATGGTGTTAGGTGCCTCCGGGTGATGATGTGGAACAGCTGTGTGTCTCTGGTTCCTGGCAGTCTGGTTTTGCCCATTCCAGCTTCTCAACATGACAGAATAATGAGAGAGCTCCAAATCCGAACATCAGGCTCcagttgttgcagcagctggCTTTGTGCTCGGAGCTCCTCCTGCCCTCCTCAGATGTTCTGCAGGGACTTGTGTCAGTCTTCATCTAACTGCTGTCCGGTCACAAACCACCAGCCATCCATGTTTCCACCCAGCTGCAGGTCCAGCAATGGGGGAATGAATGGATTTGAAAGAGCAGAGCAACATAAAGATGTGAGGAAGAGTGAGCCTGAGGTgccctcatcctcctcatcctcttcatctctttctgatgatgacatcacagctaTGCTTCATCCTGCAGTGAAGCTGAGAAGTAAAGAACGGCGTCCTCCCTGGAGGTACTGGAGGAGAACTGGGTCAGAGCCACAACACAGACAGCCAG GGAGTGCTGTGACGAGGAGGATGTCACAACCTGCAAGATTCAGCTTCCCCGTCCCACAGATCAGCGCCTCGCCCAATCACAGCTCTATGTTTCAGTCACTTCCTGGTGCTAAGGGAAGGAGAGCGAACATCAGAGATGTTTTTGGAATGACTAACTTCAAACCTCGACCACCAGAGGGACTGCGGCCTTTCTCTGGCAGCAAGGCTGCTACTGTTTCCACATAA
- the wee1 gene encoding wee1-like protein kinase yields MSSYSRHRHGSPSPKSRPIRQKLQFTSSDGEDDPIEDVNNSTGGESGFTEMDSPMPVRRDTVDKRLEGSSSPLNQSGGDDDVELWDEDSFGSPSHLRSPSSVIFANCSPSPRKASRLYGGSPERPYVQDDGEGSSSPIPDCPDTPPHKTFRKLRLFDTPHTPKSLLSRARGSGPGSSSRRVALFKNVEPSGKSITDSSRRQQTPLVNFNPFTPDSLLIQTATQQRNNRKRPHWNDSCGEDMEASDGEGEEEILPPPKRITMMENNMMSRYTSEFLELEKIGCGEFGAVFKCVKRLDGCIYAIKRSKKPLAGSVDEQNALREVYAHAVLGQHPHVVRYYSAWAEDDHMLIQNEYCNGGTLSDVIAENYRRLSYLSELELKDLLLQLTRGLKYIHSTSLVHMDIKPSNIFISRKSVASCDECDEDEGVTTSVVYKIGDLGHVTRVNNPQVEEGDSRYLANEVLQEDYSNLTKADIFALALTVISASGVEPLPTNGDKWHEIRQGKLPAIPQVLSPEFLSLLKLMIHPDQSRRPSTSDLIKHPVLLTAARMSADQLRVELNAEKFKNALLQKELKKAQLARAAAEEKVLSTDRILTRSTVQSNPRTSRLIGKKMNRSVSLTIY; encoded by the exons ATGTCGAGCTACAGCCGCCATCGACACGGATCCCCTTCCCCGAAATCTCGACCAATTCGTCAAAAATTACAGTTCACGTCCAGCGACGGAGAGGACGACCCCATCGAGGACGTTAACAACAGCACCGGAGGAGAGTCCGGCTTCACGGAGATGGACTCCCCGATGCCAGTGAGACGGGACACCGTCGACAAGCGGCTggaaggcagcagcagcccacTCAACCAGTCCGGTGGGGACGACGACGTGGAGCTGTGGGACGAAGATAGTTTTGGTTCACCGTCTCACTTGCGGTCGCCGAGCAGTGTTATCTTTGCCAACTGCTCGCCGTCTCCGAGGAAAGCTTCTCGGCTGTACGGAGGCTCACCGGAGCGGCCATACGTCCAGGACGACGGAGAAGGATCCAGCTCTCCGATACCGGACTGCCCCGACACACCTCCACATAAAACCTTCAGAAAACTCAGACTGTTCGACACACCGCACACACCAAAG AGTTTGTTGTCCAGAGCCAGGGGATCCGGGCCGGGATCCTCCAGCAGGAGAGTTGCCCTGTTCAAGAATGTGGAGCCTTCAGGAAAGTCaatcacagacagcagcaggagacaGCAGACCCCTCTGGTCAACTTTAACCCTTTCACCCCTGACTCCCTCCTCATCCAGACGGCCACACAGCAGAGGAACAACAGGAAACGGCCACATTGGAATGA CTCTTGTGGAGAAGACATGGAGGCAAGTGAtggtgagggagaggaggaaatcCTGCCACCACCCAAG AGGATCACCATGATGGAGAACAACATGATGTCCAGGTACACCTCAGAGTTCCTCGAGCTGGAGAAGATTGGCTGTGGGGAGTTTGGTGCCGTGTTCAAGTGTGTGAAGAGACTCGATGGCTGCATCTATGCCATCAAGAGATCAAAGAAGCCTCTGGCAGGATCAGTGGACGA ACAGAACGCTTTACGGGAGGTGTATGCCCACGCTGTTCTGGGCCAACATCCCCACGTGGTGCGTTACTACTCTGCCTGGGCCGAGGACGACCACATGCTCATCCAGAACGAATACTGCAATGGCGGCACGCTATCCGATGTCATCGCAGAGAACTACAGACGGCTCAGTTACCTGTCAGAGCTGGAGCTGAAAGATCTGTTGCTGCAACTAACACGAGGACTCAAGTACATTCACTCTACTTCTCTGGTGCACATGGACATCAAGCCCA gCAACATCTTTATTTCACGGAAGTCTGTAGCGAGCTGTGATGAATGTGACGAGGATGAAGGAGTGACCACCAGTGTTGTCTATAAAATCG GTGACCTCGGCCATGTGACGAGAGTGAACAACCCACAAGTGGAGGAGGGTGACAGCAGATACCTGGCCAATGAAGTTTTACAAGAG GACTACAGTAACTTGACAAAGGCCGACATCTTTGCTCTGGCCCTGACTGTCATCAGCGCCTCAGGGGTGGAGCCCCTTCCCACCAATGGAGACAAGTGGCACGAGATCAGACAGGGCAAACTCCCTGCCATCCCCCAAGTGCTTTCTCCAGAGTTTCTCAGTCTTCTCAAG ctgatGATCCACCCTGATCAGAGTAGACGACCATCAACTTCTGACCTCATCAAACACCCGGTACTCCTCACTGCTGCCAGAATGAGTGCAGACCAGCTGAGAGTCGAGCTCAACGCAGAGAAGTTCAAGAACGCACTGCTCCAGAA GGAGCTGAAGAAGGCCCAGCTGGCtagagctgcagcagaggagaaggTTTTGTCCACCGACAGGATCCTGACCCGCTCTACAGTCCAGTCGAACCCCAGAACCTCCAGACTCATCGGCAAGAAGATGAATCGATCGGTCAGCCTGACCATCTACTGA
- the rpl27a gene encoding large ribosomal subunit protein uL15: protein MPTKNTKTRKLRGHVSHGHGRIGKHRKHPGGRGNAGGMHHHRINFDKYHPGYFGKVGMRHYHLKRNTTHCPTINLDKLWTLVSEQTRLNYGKKPEGPAPIIDAVRAGYYKVLGKGKLPKQPVIVKAKFFSRRAEEKIKAVGGACVLMA, encoded by the exons ATG CCAACCAAGAATACCAAGACCAGGAAGCTCCGTGGACATGTCAGCCACGGACACGGTCGCATTG GCAAGCACAGAAAGCATCCTGGAGGTCGTGGTAATGCTGGTGGCATGCATCACCACAGGATCAACTTCGACAAATA CCATCCAGGGTACTTTGGTAAGGTGGGTATGAGACATTACCACCTGAAGAGGAACACAACCCACTGCCCCACCATCAACCTGGACAAGCTGTGGACGCTGGTGAGCGAGCAGACCAGGCTCAACTATGGCAAGAAGCCCGAGGGACCCGCACCCATCATCGATGCAGTGCGCGCT GGCTACTACAAAGTCCTGGGCAAAGGCAAGCTGCCCAAGCAGCCTGTGATCGTCAAGGCCAAGTTCTTTAGCCGACGGGCCGAGGAGAAGATCAAGGCAGTGGGAGGAGCCTGTGTGCTCATGGCATAA
- the LOC104925121 gene encoding nuclear receptor-interacting protein 3: protein MRTESRGGSGVLDAAALRQQRRLKQAIQFLHKDSADLLPLDGLKKLGTSKQGQPHHILQKRLLEAKLSQGRMNMCGVTQNSGGVLLSCTQFSSHGDEEDKEEDFIYVPCKCLGQQANVLIDTGCKLNLMSSQTVERFGLKELVEENKMETDGFPFQRKLCIDGHIKELSLTIGERRIMCSFAIVESNRPLMSLGNKTLKSLKCVIDTEKQMLVFGTNVREQVLFLKKPTNESSSYDFSDL, encoded by the exons ATGCGGACGGAGAGCCGGGGCGGCTCGGGGGTTCTGGATGCTGCGGCtctgaggcagcagaggaggctGAAACAGGCGATCCAGTTTCTACATAAAGACTCAGCTGATCTGCTTCCTTTGGATGGACTGAAGAAGCTCGGGACGTCTAAACAGGGG CAGCCACATCATATTCTCCAGAAGCGCCTGCTGGAGGCCAAGTTGTCCCAAGGAAGGATGAACATGTGTGGAGTGACCCAAAACAGCGGAGGGGTCCTTCTGAGTTGTACTCAGTTCAGTTCACATGGAGATgaggaagacaaggaggaagATTTCATCTATGTGCCCTGCAAG TGTTTAGGACAGCAGGCGAACGTGCTGATCGACACCGGCTGCAAACTGAACCTGATGTCCTCACAGACTGTGGAGAGATTTGG tttaaaagaacTGGTCGAGGAGAACAAAATGGAGACGGATGGCTTTCCATTTCAGAGGAAGCTTTGTATTGACGGACATATTAAAGAACTCAGCCTGACCATTGGGGAACGCAGAATAATGTGCTCCTTTGCCATAGTAG AAAGTAACAGACCTCTGATGTCCCTGGGCAACAAGACATTAAAGTCACTCAAG TGTGTAATTGACACTGAAAAGCAGATGTTGGTGTTTGGGACAAATGTGAGGGAGCaagtgctgtttttaaaaaagccaacAAATGAAAG CAGTTCTTATGACTTCAGTGACCTGTGA
- the akip1 gene encoding A-kinase-interacting protein 1 produces MASQAWLESSLRRSASLGLEVLERASRRSVDWTSTGPSQTSTTTDEETQVPVKRTHTELDDVFANIADLMTQMTNQCKRFYGSGCCTESTDNERKHVFRFHDRMTTPPTRKHTRAPHNKGHVSPASEDFFIEVSPGTYTVTAGMPDSQQQTQLVSVKAGESVDLTFNL; encoded by the exons ATGGCAAGCCAAGCCTGGCTGGAGTCTTCTCTGCGGCGCTCTGCCAGTCTGGGTCTGGAGGTGCTGGAGCGGGCCTCCAGGCGCAGTGTAGACTGGACGAGCACGGGGCCATCCCAGACCTCCACTACTACAGATGAAGAGACGCAAGTCCCTGTCAAG agaacacacacagagcttgaTGATGTCTTTGCAAACATCGCAGACTTGATGACACAGATGACTAATCAGTGCAAG AGGTTCTATGGGTCTGGATGTTGCACTGAGTCCACTGACAATGAGAGGAAGCATGTGTTCAGGTTCCACGACAGGATGACGACACCGCCAACCAGAAAACATACAAGGGCTCCACAcaacaaa GGTCATGTGTCTCCAGCGAGTGAAGACTTTTTCATTGAGGTCTCACCGGGGACATACACCGTCACTGCCGGCATGCCGGACTCACAGCAGCAGACTCAGCTGGTCAGTGTCAAAGCTGGGGAGAGTGTGGATCTCACCTTTAATCTCTGA